A single genomic interval of Phycisphaeraceae bacterium harbors:
- a CDS encoding DUF1573 domain-containing protein, whose protein sequence is MKTIEVLLALALTGNLLACADASESSQDTAASAVAPLDSSQSDALAQVPGARPGQGATTPPARRPAAPAAPVRVEPALVNFGFVAPHTDLSAEAKIVNDTDRPVRVLRAVPSCQCTTVDLDGKVIPARDSLTFPLAMKVSSTGVKMADVRLIVEGLDTPLRVELRAEVVYSVRAVAQNKPGGSWDPFIDADTDPSRVRGEVTVGTLDGKPFRVLSVGAKPPQFLDWDPSQPPKASYRVRYDVSARDCDSMPRYLIIETDREDAPLIDMRVRHKCTHIRPRIQFAEFRANAGVISPGKPGTFEIEIKKAVMPRGNLTVQRVTSTRSDIVAELLEQKFDGENSVVTVRLTPKAGASGVLLFPVRFDLTSPEEARPFAEDLLVYCKAVPDDA, encoded by the coding sequence ATGAAGACGATCGAAGTGCTGCTCGCCCTGGCATTGACAGGCAACCTGCTCGCCTGCGCCGATGCCTCCGAGTCATCGCAGGACACCGCGGCTTCCGCCGTCGCGCCACTTGACTCCTCGCAGTCAGACGCCCTCGCTCAAGTACCCGGAGCACGACCCGGCCAGGGAGCCACGACTCCGCCCGCTCGCCGCCCCGCTGCACCAGCAGCGCCAGTTCGGGTCGAGCCCGCCCTCGTCAACTTCGGATTCGTCGCCCCTCACACCGACCTCTCCGCCGAGGCGAAGATCGTCAACGACACGGATCGTCCGGTCCGCGTTCTCCGGGCTGTTCCATCCTGTCAGTGCACCACCGTTGATCTCGACGGAAAGGTCATTCCCGCCCGCGATTCATTGACTTTCCCGCTCGCGATGAAGGTCAGTTCGACCGGCGTCAAGATGGCCGATGTCCGCCTGATCGTGGAAGGCCTCGACACGCCGCTTCGCGTCGAGCTCCGCGCCGAGGTGGTGTATTCGGTCCGCGCCGTCGCTCAGAACAAGCCGGGCGGTTCGTGGGACCCCTTCATCGATGCCGACACTGATCCATCGCGCGTGCGCGGCGAGGTGACCGTGGGCACACTCGACGGCAAGCCTTTCCGGGTCCTCAGCGTCGGTGCCAAGCCGCCGCAGTTCCTCGATTGGGATCCGTCGCAGCCTCCAAAGGCCTCCTATCGCGTGCGCTACGATGTCTCGGCGCGGGACTGCGACTCGATGCCGCGCTACCTGATCATCGAGACCGACCGTGAGGATGCGCCGCTCATCGACATGCGGGTGCGCCACAAGTGCACCCACATCCGTCCGAGGATCCAGTTCGCCGAGTTCAGGGCGAACGCGGGGGTGATTTCGCCGGGCAAGCCAGGAACCTTCGAGATCGAGATCAAGAAGGCCGTCATGCCCCGGGGCAATCTGACGGTGCAGCGCGTCACCAGCACACGCAGTGACATCGTCGCGGAGCTCCTGGAGCAGAAGTTCGACGGAGAGAATTCCGTGGTCACCGTGCGCCTCACTCCGAAGGCGGGCGCCAGCGGAGTGCTTCTCTTCCCCGTGCGCTTCGACCTGACTTCACCTGAGGAAGCGCGCCCCTTCGCCGAAGATCTGCTCGTCTACTGCAAGGCCGTGCCGGACGACGCATGA
- a CDS encoding zinc-binding dehydrogenase, producing the protein MNHLDLWGGRGLPGVEVEWPFTSGSDGVGVVDRVGPGVDEAWIGKRVILNAAIMHSPKPKPGERPAGEDIEMIGEHRPGTHAEFFVAPAANLIEVGDSDPVEAAAFGLTHLTAWRMLISRGRVRPGQSVLIPGIGGGVALAALGLARHLGCITIVTSRSAEKLERAKALGADHAILDSGADWSREVRAATGRRGVDLCIESVGKAVFGACLKSLARGGTLVTCGTTTGGDATCDLTRVFWNQLSVVGSTMGTMEEFAQVLALFRAGLVRPVVDSIHHAEHGQEAFRRLESGAQFGKVVIVWQ; encoded by the coding sequence ATGAATCACCTCGACCTCTGGGGTGGGCGCGGCCTTCCGGGAGTCGAGGTCGAATGGCCCTTTACCAGTGGCTCCGATGGCGTCGGAGTTGTCGATCGCGTTGGGCCCGGGGTCGATGAAGCATGGATCGGCAAGCGTGTGATTCTGAACGCCGCGATCATGCATTCACCGAAGCCGAAGCCGGGCGAGCGACCGGCTGGCGAAGACATCGAGATGATCGGTGAGCACCGCCCCGGAACGCACGCAGAGTTCTTCGTGGCGCCCGCGGCGAATCTGATCGAAGTCGGCGACAGTGATCCAGTCGAGGCTGCGGCCTTCGGGCTGACGCACCTGACTGCATGGAGGATGCTGATCTCGCGCGGCCGAGTCCGCCCTGGTCAGAGTGTGCTCATCCCTGGTATCGGCGGCGGAGTTGCACTCGCGGCGCTCGGTCTGGCCAGGCACCTCGGGTGCATCACGATCGTCACGAGCCGGAGCGCAGAGAAGCTCGAGAGGGCGAAGGCGCTCGGGGCGGATCATGCCATTCTCGACTCGGGCGCCGATTGGTCCCGAGAGGTCCGCGCTGCGACCGGCCGCCGGGGCGTCGATCTCTGCATCGAGTCAGTCGGAAAGGCAGTCTTCGGCGCGTGCCTCAAGAGCCTGGCCCGCGGGGGAACGCTCGTAACATGCGGAACGACCACGGGCGGCGATGCGACTTGCGATCTCACCCGCGTCTTCTGGAATCAGCTCTCCGTGGTCGGGTCGACGATGGGAACCATGGAGGAGTTCGCCCAAGTGCTGGCGCTCTTCCGTGCCGGCCTGGTCAGGCCGGTGGTCGATTCCATTCACCACGCTGAGCATGGGCAGGAAGCATTCCGACGGCTCGAGTCGGGTGCTCAGTTCGGGAAAGTCGTGATCGTCTGGCAATAA
- a CDS encoding efflux RND transporter periplasmic adaptor subunit, with protein MRRLIIILIVLAVLIGVGAVFAAPTFRNMRAEEPTAVRTDSSRLGTLTETISAPGTVEPVTKVDISAEVSARIVEIRRREGERVEKGEVVIRLDDRDLRAALQAAEARRDGERYRLEAERARIVGARQNLLNAKQTQHRQEQLYATGDVSRQALDDAMLRVSELEAQVQAAESTINQLEKGLATAEAQIEQAREAVRRTTIISNIDGVVTLLNAEVGELVVVGTMNNPGTRIMTIADLSQMRLLSRVSESDIARIARDQDAEIFINAYKDRVFKGRVSEVPLQRQTERDNSGFFPVKVALELNGEVIFSGLGGNVDIVVGTHEGVIVPSQAVVERRPSELPAELRSSDLIDRSGRRTTPIVFKLVDGRAVAAAVRVGPSNLTETLIVAGLEPGEQIITGPFRTLEKLKAGDLVKPDENAGLGEFRGAPAPTGRGGPPGAGGGGGRRGGGGGGGMSVRF; from the coding sequence ATGCGACGATTGATCATCATTCTCATCGTCCTCGCCGTCCTGATCGGTGTCGGCGCCGTCTTCGCGGCTCCGACCTTCCGGAACATGCGAGCGGAGGAGCCGACCGCAGTCAGAACCGACTCATCCCGGCTGGGGACGCTCACCGAGACGATCTCGGCTCCAGGGACCGTGGAGCCCGTGACCAAGGTCGACATCTCCGCCGAGGTCTCCGCCCGAATCGTCGAGATCCGCCGTCGCGAGGGTGAGCGAGTCGAGAAGGGCGAGGTCGTCATTCGGCTCGATGATCGTGATCTTCGGGCGGCGCTTCAGGCGGCCGAGGCTCGTCGTGATGGTGAGCGCTACCGCCTCGAGGCTGAACGAGCGAGGATCGTCGGTGCGCGGCAGAACCTGCTGAACGCGAAGCAGACCCAGCATCGCCAGGAGCAGCTCTATGCGACTGGCGATGTCAGCCGACAGGCGCTCGATGATGCGATGCTCCGAGTGAGTGAACTCGAAGCCCAGGTGCAGGCGGCGGAGAGCACCATCAACCAGCTCGAGAAGGGACTCGCGACCGCCGAGGCGCAGATCGAGCAGGCGCGCGAGGCGGTTCGGCGGACCACCATCATCAGCAACATCGACGGAGTGGTCACCCTGCTCAACGCCGAAGTCGGGGAACTGGTCGTCGTGGGCACCATGAACAACCCCGGCACGCGGATCATGACGATCGCCGACCTGAGCCAGATGAGACTTCTCTCGCGCGTCAGCGAGTCCGACATCGCGCGCATCGCCCGGGATCAGGATGCCGAGATCTTCATCAACGCCTACAAGGATCGCGTCTTCAAGGGACGCGTCTCCGAGGTCCCTCTCCAGCGTCAGACGGAGCGCGACAACTCGGGCTTCTTCCCAGTCAAGGTGGCTCTCGAACTCAACGGCGAGGTCATCTTCTCCGGGCTGGGCGGGAATGTGGACATCGTGGTGGGAACGCACGAGGGTGTGATCGTTCCCAGCCAGGCCGTCGTCGAGCGGCGACCGAGCGAGTTGCCCGCCGAGCTGCGATCGAGCGACCTGATTGACCGATCGGGGCGCCGAACCACGCCGATCGTCTTCAAGCTTGTCGATGGTCGCGCGGTTGCAGCCGCGGTTCGCGTGGGGCCGTCGAACCTGACAGAGACGCTGATCGTGGCCGGTCTCGAGCCCGGAGAACAGATCATCACTGGGCCGTTCAGGACTCTGGAGAAGCTCAAGGCGGGTGATCTCGTCAAGCCCGATGAGAATGCGGGGCTGGGTGAGTTCCGCGGCGCGCCAGCACCCACGGGGCGCGGCGGACCTCCCGGTGCTGGTGGAGGAGGTGGTCGTCGCGGTGGCGGTGGCGGGGGCGGAATGAGCGTGCGCTTCTGA
- a CDS encoding ABC transporter ATP-binding protein, protein MAALIELSGITKIYHVGVETIHALRGVDLSIHENEMVAIMGSSGSGKSTLMNMLGCLDRPTGGSYRLAGRLVSALGAGELARVRNQEIGFVFQSFELLARQTALQNVELPLIYARRSGWWGSRRRKALAALERVGLASRVHHRPNQLSGGQKQRVAIARAILNRPRILMADEPTGNLDSKTTEEILALFRQLHREGQTILLVTHEDEVAATCQRVIRLRDGKIISDCAAIDDESVGRLVPMATARVEAALERLQRSASGEHPGERDSEGTKAASAEEKAA, encoded by the coding sequence ATGGCGGCCCTCATCGAACTCAGCGGGATCACCAAGATCTACCATGTCGGCGTCGAGACGATTCACGCGCTGCGCGGAGTCGATCTCTCGATCCACGAGAATGAGATGGTCGCGATCATGGGCTCGTCCGGCAGCGGGAAGAGCACGCTGATGAACATGCTCGGCTGTCTCGATCGGCCGACGGGCGGGAGCTATCGACTCGCAGGGCGTCTGGTGAGTGCGCTCGGTGCGGGTGAACTCGCGCGGGTCCGAAACCAGGAGATCGGCTTCGTCTTTCAGAGTTTCGAACTGCTCGCTCGACAGACAGCGCTTCAGAATGTCGAACTTCCGCTGATCTATGCCCGGCGCTCGGGGTGGTGGGGGAGCCGTCGCCGCAAGGCGCTCGCGGCGCTCGAGCGCGTCGGGCTTGCGTCGCGGGTGCATCATCGGCCGAACCAGCTTTCGGGCGGTCAGAAGCAGCGCGTGGCGATCGCTCGCGCCATCCTGAACCGTCCCCGCATCCTGATGGCCGACGAACCGACGGGCAATCTCGACTCGAAGACCACCGAAGAGATCCTCGCGCTCTTCCGCCAACTGCACCGTGAAGGCCAGACCATCCTCTTGGTGACCCACGAGGACGAGGTGGCGGCGACCTGTCAGCGCGTCATTCGCCTGCGCGATGGCAAGATCATCTCTGATTGCGCTGCGATCGATGATGAATCAGTTGGGCGACTGGTGCCGATGGCCACCGCGCGCGTGGAGGCGGCGCTCGAACGATTGCAGCGAAGCGCCTCGGGAGAACACCCGGGCGAGCGGGACTCTGAAGGGACCAAGGCGGCCTCGGCCGAGGAGAAGGCCGCGTGA
- a CDS encoding ABC transporter permease — protein sequence MIFNPFFYLQAILLAFGQIWANKTRSLLTALGIVVGVGSVCAVIAALTGFEQKILREFETFGASRLFIFPNRPEATSRQRYPWNRVRLQVSEAEAIASQCPSVRCITPISDMTMTAESSLEQLEAVNVVGIWPAWHEVENRQVIVGRAFSQIDIDSARQVCLINEAAIEELRLPEDPIGEHILLGGRRFLIVGIVETIQGRMFGGMNTSRTEIFIPFSVVEKLQDSWFFMRFAAMALSPQHAEEARAEIMHVMRRGRGIGRGEPDTFRVEAIDQYIDQFKSMAAAITAIAGGIVGISLLVGGIGIMNIMLVSVSERTREIGLRKAVGATPAAILLQFLLEAVTLCLVGGFLGVAIGQGLAFAMMMIPQAGLEHATVPMWAIAIAFGFSALVGIVFGMFPAIKAARLDPIEALRHE from the coding sequence GTGATCTTCAACCCCTTCTTCTATCTCCAGGCAATCCTGCTCGCCTTCGGGCAGATCTGGGCGAACAAGACGCGCAGCCTGCTCACCGCGCTTGGCATCGTGGTGGGTGTTGGCAGTGTCTGTGCGGTCATCGCCGCGCTCACCGGCTTCGAACAGAAGATTCTGCGCGAGTTCGAGACCTTCGGCGCGTCGCGTCTCTTCATCTTCCCCAACCGACCCGAGGCGACCTCCAGACAGCGCTATCCGTGGAATCGCGTCAGGCTCCAGGTTTCGGAAGCCGAAGCGATCGCCAGCCAGTGTCCGTCGGTCCGTTGCATTACGCCGATCAGCGACATGACGATGACCGCCGAGAGCAGTCTTGAACAACTCGAGGCGGTGAATGTGGTGGGGATCTGGCCAGCGTGGCATGAGGTCGAGAATCGCCAGGTCATCGTGGGGCGAGCCTTCAGCCAGATCGACATCGACAGCGCCCGGCAGGTCTGCCTGATCAACGAGGCGGCCATCGAGGAGCTGCGACTTCCCGAGGACCCGATCGGCGAGCACATCCTTCTGGGTGGACGGCGATTCCTGATCGTGGGGATCGTGGAGACGATCCAGGGGCGCATGTTCGGCGGCATGAACACCAGTCGAACGGAGATCTTCATTCCCTTCTCCGTGGTGGAGAAACTCCAAGACTCCTGGTTTTTCATGCGATTCGCCGCCATGGCGCTCAGTCCGCAGCACGCCGAGGAGGCGCGGGCGGAGATCATGCATGTCATGCGGCGCGGACGCGGCATCGGTCGAGGTGAACCCGACACCTTCCGAGTGGAAGCGATCGATCAGTACATCGACCAGTTCAAGTCGATGGCCGCCGCCATCACGGCCATCGCCGGTGGCATCGTCGGCATCTCGCTGCTCGTCGGCGGAATCGGCATCATGAATATCATGCTCGTCTCGGTCTCCGAGCGCACCAGGGAGATCGGGTTGCGCAAGGCGGTGGGCGCCACGCCAGCGGCGATCCTGCTCCAGTTCCTCCTCGAGGCCGTCACCCTCTGTCTGGTCGGAGGGTTCCTCGGAGTCGCCATCGGCCAGGGGCTCGCCTTCGCCATGATGATGATTCCGCAGGCGGGGCTTGAGCATGCGACCGTGCCCATGTGGGCGATCGCCATCGCGTTCGGCTTCAGTGCGCTGGTCGGTATCGTTTTCGGAATGTTCCCCGCCATCAAGGCCGCCCGCCTCGATCCGATCGAAGCCCTTCGACATGAGTAG
- a CDS encoding TolC family protein yields the protein MTLVAWSGVMAALAASAGCQNELFGDWEEPWRVPPAKLREIAAFEPEAETRGPPETLEDAQRRILEDGPRRLEFPSRTDITLADVRAKALSHNLDLKVIQIDPSIARSRVSEEEAKFESTFFANYTRNENNLLTNLEEGLPIASDSLDTGVRFPLATGGTFTAGGLFNRADPNNPLITSDSWQSGLEFSISQPLLRNAGIEANTASIRIARLASQIADARAKLEAIRVLANADRAYWNLYAAWKELEVRQEQYKLAMAQLELARNRVRAEDAPEIEITRAESGVGRTVEAIIVADNQLRLRIRDLKRIMNDPDLPISSPTALMPVTPPNPLGLTLDGEELAARAVAERMEMLELELQLAIDATTIDLRRNQALPLFVLDYQYQVLGRGTSFGGSVSEIGDDDQYLLRVRAEIPLGNEAARSRIAQAVLARLQRLATRDLRALVIRQEVLNSLDNLENAWRRILAARLEVVLAARTLAGEERQFSVGLRTSTDVLDASTRLSDARSREVAALAAWQIALVDLSFATGTLLGGTRIDWERALPPPTVDPGTWFSAPR from the coding sequence ATGACTCTTGTCGCGTGGTCCGGAGTCATGGCGGCCCTTGCGGCGAGCGCCGGGTGCCAGAATGAACTCTTCGGCGACTGGGAGGAACCCTGGCGAGTGCCGCCCGCCAAGCTCCGCGAGATCGCCGCCTTCGAACCCGAGGCCGAGACGCGCGGGCCTCCCGAAACGCTCGAAGACGCGCAGCGCCGGATCCTCGAAGATGGGCCGCGGCGTCTCGAGTTTCCGTCGCGCACGGACATCACTCTTGCCGATGTCCGTGCCAAGGCACTGTCACACAACCTCGACCTCAAGGTCATCCAGATTGACCCGTCGATCGCCCGATCGCGCGTCAGCGAGGAGGAAGCGAAGTTCGAATCGACCTTCTTCGCGAACTACACCCGCAATGAGAACAATCTCCTCACGAACCTCGAGGAGGGACTTCCCATCGCCAGTGATTCGCTCGATACGGGCGTTCGCTTCCCTTTGGCGACCGGAGGCACCTTCACCGCCGGCGGCCTCTTCAACCGCGCCGATCCGAACAATCCCCTGATCACTTCGGACTCATGGCAGAGCGGGCTTGAGTTCAGCATCAGCCAGCCACTCCTTCGCAACGCGGGCATCGAGGCGAACACCGCCAGCATCCGGATTGCGAGATTGGCGAGCCAGATTGCCGATGCCCGCGCCAAGCTCGAAGCCATCCGCGTGCTGGCCAATGCCGACCGCGCGTATTGGAATCTCTACGCCGCGTGGAAGGAGCTCGAGGTCAGGCAGGAGCAGTACAAGCTGGCGATGGCCCAGCTCGAGCTGGCCCGCAACCGAGTGCGCGCCGAGGATGCGCCTGAGATCGAGATCACGCGCGCCGAGAGCGGGGTCGGGCGCACCGTCGAAGCGATCATTGTCGCCGACAACCAGTTGCGTCTTCGCATCCGCGACCTGAAGCGGATCATGAACGACCCGGACTTGCCGATCAGTTCACCCACGGCGCTCATGCCGGTGACCCCTCCGAATCCGCTTGGATTGACGCTCGATGGCGAGGAGCTCGCCGCACGAGCGGTCGCAGAGCGCATGGAGATGCTGGAGCTCGAGCTTCAACTTGCGATCGACGCGACCACCATCGATCTGCGACGCAATCAGGCCCTGCCGCTCTTTGTGCTCGACTACCAGTACCAGGTCCTCGGGCGAGGCACCTCTTTCGGGGGCTCCGTCTCCGAGATCGGCGATGACGACCAGTACCTCCTTCGCGTGCGGGCTGAGATTCCGCTCGGCAACGAGGCGGCGCGCAGCCGGATTGCGCAGGCCGTTCTGGCGCGACTCCAGCGCTTGGCGACCCGCGATCTTCGCGCCCTGGTGATTCGCCAGGAAGTCCTCAATTCGCTCGATAACCTGGAAAACGCGTGGCGCCGGATTCTGGCGGCGCGGCTCGAAGTGGTGCTCGCGGCACGCACGCTCGCGGGCGAGGAGCGGCAGTTCAGCGTGGGGCTGCGGACAAGCACGGATGTGCTGGATGCGAGCACTCGCCTCTCTGATGCGCGAAGCCGCGAGGTCGCGGCGCTCGCCGCGTGGCAGATCGCCCTCGTTGACCTCTCCTTTGCGACAGGCACGCTGCTCGGCGGAACCCGCATCGACTGGGAGAGGGCTCTTCCGCCACCGACGGTCGATCCGGGAACCTGGTTCTCGGCGCCGCGGTGA